One Glaciihabitans arcticus DNA window includes the following coding sequences:
- a CDS encoding cold-shock protein, producing MAIGTVKWFNAEKGFGFIAPEDGSPDVFAHYSAIASGGYRSLDENQKVEFEITQGPKGPQAENIRPL from the coding sequence ATGGCAATTGGTACCGTTAAGTGGTTCAACGCGGAAAAGGGCTTCGGCTTCATCGCACCGGAGGATGGCAGCCCGGACGTGTTCGCACACTACTCAGCAATCGCGAGCGGTGGATACCGCTCACTCGATGAGAACCAGAAGGTTGAATTCGAGATCACACAGGGCCCCAAGGGTCCCCAGGCGGAGAACATCCGTCCCCTCTAG
- a CDS encoding DEAD/DEAH box helicase, producing the protein MSTPSFPTPTVGTFAAEHLSPAYPERAARGTADKLRAWQAEALDLYFEKEPRDFLAAATPGAGKTTFALRLATELIARRVVDRITVVAPTEHLKRQWAEAAHRVGIRLNPGYRNGDAFGGRRFHGIAVTYAQVAVRASLHREITESARTLVILDEVHHGGDALSWGDAIRDAFEPATRRLSLTGTPFRSDTAPIPFVSYAPDATGIRTSITDYSYGYGRALADGVVRPVIFMAYSGKMRWRTRIGDEMEARLGAGDTKDVTAQAWRTALDPGGEWIPAVLRAANVRLTEVRHLVPDAGGLVIATDQDSARAYAAVLKGITGESPTLVLSDEKASSERIEQFSQGSDRWIVAVRMVSEGVDVPRLAVGVYATSASTALYFAQAVGRFVRTRRRGEVASIFLPSVPSLMNLAKSLEVERDHALDRDIEPQLLEDALLAAEEKGESASDGLMDEFEWKAIESDANFDKALFADGEFGFAAEVGSDEEMEFIGLPGILEPEQVRELLQQRQMRQSRRSAERQRRLPPEERDAPALYRTLKEQRTLLNSLVGMRSKLSGEPHGIIHAELRRVCGGPAVAQASVHQLQSRIDLLRKRLHA; encoded by the coding sequence GTGAGCACCCCATCGTTTCCGACCCCCACCGTCGGCACGTTTGCGGCTGAACACCTCTCACCGGCCTATCCCGAGCGCGCCGCGCGCGGAACCGCCGACAAGCTCCGTGCCTGGCAGGCCGAGGCCCTCGACCTCTACTTCGAGAAGGAACCGCGCGACTTCCTCGCCGCCGCAACTCCCGGCGCCGGCAAGACGACGTTCGCACTGCGGCTCGCGACCGAGCTCATCGCGCGCCGGGTCGTCGACCGCATCACGGTCGTCGCCCCCACCGAGCACCTCAAGCGCCAGTGGGCCGAGGCGGCGCACCGGGTCGGTATTCGCCTCAACCCGGGGTATCGCAACGGCGATGCCTTCGGGGGCCGACGTTTTCACGGGATCGCCGTCACCTACGCGCAGGTCGCGGTACGGGCGTCCCTGCACCGTGAGATCACCGAGTCGGCGCGCACGCTCGTCATCCTCGACGAGGTGCACCACGGCGGCGACGCGCTCAGCTGGGGCGACGCCATCCGCGACGCGTTCGAGCCCGCCACGCGCAGGCTCTCGCTCACCGGAACGCCATTCCGCAGCGACACAGCGCCGATCCCGTTCGTGAGCTACGCGCCCGATGCGACCGGCATCCGCACCTCGATCACCGACTATAGCTACGGCTATGGCCGCGCCCTCGCCGACGGCGTCGTTCGCCCCGTGATCTTTATGGCCTACTCCGGCAAGATGCGCTGGCGCACGCGCATTGGCGACGAGATGGAGGCGCGGCTCGGAGCAGGAGACACGAAGGATGTCACGGCGCAGGCCTGGCGCACCGCCCTCGACCCCGGCGGCGAGTGGATCCCCGCTGTGTTGCGTGCGGCGAACGTACGCCTCACCGAGGTGCGGCACCTCGTGCCCGATGCCGGCGGACTCGTCATCGCGACCGACCAGGACTCCGCGCGCGCGTACGCCGCCGTGCTCAAGGGCATCACGGGGGAGTCCCCGACGCTCGTGCTCTCTGACGAGAAGGCATCGAGCGAGCGCATCGAGCAGTTCTCGCAGGGATCCGATCGCTGGATCGTGGCCGTGCGCATGGTGTCGGAGGGCGTGGACGTTCCCCGCCTCGCCGTCGGCGTGTACGCGACATCCGCTTCGACCGCGCTGTATTTCGCCCAGGCCGTCGGCCGCTTCGTGCGCACCCGCCGCCGTGGCGAGGTCGCCTCGATCTTCCTGCCCAGTGTGCCCAGCCTGATGAACCTCGCCAAGTCGCTCGAGGTGGAGCGCGACCACGCCCTCGACCGCGACATCGAGCCGCAACTGCTCGAGGATGCGCTTCTCGCTGCCGAGGAGAAGGGCGAGTCGGCCTCGGACGGGCTCATGGACGAGTTCGAGTGGAAGGCCATCGAGTCCGACGCGAACTTCGACAAGGCACTCTTTGCCGACGGTGAATTCGGCTTCGCTGCCGAGGTCGGCAGCGATGAAGAGATGGAGTTCATCGGCCTGCCCGGCATCCTCGAGCCCGAACAGGTGCGCGAACTGCTGCAGCAGCGGCAGATGCGTCAGTCCCGCAGGTCGGCAGAGCGCCAGCGGCGCCTACCGCCCGAGGAGCGCGACGCTCCCGCCCTGTACCGCACGCTCAAGGAACAGCGCACGCTCTTGAACAGCCTCGTGGGCATGCGCTCGAAGCTGTCGGGGGAGCCGCACGGCATCATCCACGCAGAATTGCGTCGGGTCTGCGGCGGGCCAGCCGTCGCGCAGGCGAGTGTGCACCAACTGCAGTCGCGCATCGACCTGCTGCGCAAGCGGCTGCACGCCTGA
- the dinB gene encoding DNA polymerase IV → MSKQDGSGRQTTASGVDDSTATILHVDMDAFFASVELLERPDLRGRPVIVAHDSPRSVVTAATYEARRFGVNSAMPLAIAKRRCPQAVILEPHFDRYVHYSRIVMGLCDGVTPTVERLGIDEAFLDVSGAGKLIGGPVAVATLLRERVLAETGLVCSVGAASTKFVAKLASSRAKPDGLLVIPAEGTLDFLHPLPIGQLWGVGGKTEESLVNRGIRTIGDLAQTPVDTLEQFLGPAAATRMHDLSWGIDPRTVQTRAEEKSVGHELTFEVDVTDPAVIRRELLRLSGMVAARLRRAGLLGRTVVLKLRFGDFTTITRSRTLNEPTDLGRRIFEEVSAIHAALGRDTAAIRLVGVRAEQLVDEASAQLGLWDTDESWREAEDVMDSVSARFGSGSVTPAALIGKHRGRESAPRGESPKRDPRQLPID, encoded by the coding sequence ATGAGCAAGCAGGACGGCAGCGGTCGCCAGACCACCGCCAGCGGGGTGGACGATTCCACCGCCACGATCCTGCATGTCGACATGGACGCCTTCTTCGCGTCCGTCGAGCTGCTCGAGAGGCCCGACCTGCGCGGGCGTCCCGTCATCGTCGCGCACGACTCGCCGAGATCCGTGGTCACGGCCGCCACCTACGAGGCCCGCAGGTTCGGCGTCAACTCGGCCATGCCGCTTGCGATCGCGAAGCGGCGGTGTCCGCAGGCCGTCATCCTCGAACCGCATTTCGACCGGTACGTGCACTACTCGCGCATCGTGATGGGCCTGTGCGACGGTGTGACACCAACGGTCGAGCGGCTCGGCATAGATGAGGCGTTCCTCGACGTCTCCGGGGCGGGCAAGCTCATCGGCGGGCCGGTCGCCGTTGCGACCCTGCTGCGGGAGCGGGTGCTCGCCGAGACGGGGCTGGTCTGCAGCGTGGGCGCCGCCTCCACCAAGTTCGTCGCCAAGCTCGCGTCGAGCCGGGCCAAGCCCGACGGGCTGCTCGTGATCCCCGCCGAAGGCACCCTCGACTTCCTGCACCCGCTTCCGATCGGGCAGCTCTGGGGAGTGGGTGGCAAGACCGAGGAGTCGCTGGTCAACCGCGGTATCCGTACGATCGGCGACCTCGCGCAGACGCCCGTGGACACGCTCGAGCAGTTTCTCGGCCCGGCCGCCGCGACTCGCATGCACGACCTGTCCTGGGGCATCGACCCGCGCACCGTGCAGACCCGCGCCGAGGAGAAGAGCGTCGGCCACGAATTGACTTTCGAAGTGGATGTCACGGACCCCGCCGTCATCCGCCGCGAGCTGCTGCGGCTCTCCGGCATGGTCGCCGCGCGCCTGCGCCGCGCGGGGCTGCTCGGCCGCACGGTTGTACTCAAGCTCCGCTTCGGCGACTTCACCACCATCACCCGGTCCCGCACGCTGAACGAGCCCACTGACCTCGGGCGGCGCATCTTCGAGGAGGTCAGTGCGATCCACGCCGCCCTCGGGCGTGACACCGCCGCGATCCGGCTCGTCGGTGTGCGCGCCGAGCAGCTCGTCGACGAGGCGAGCGCCCAGCTCGGGCTCTGGGACACCGACGAGTCCTGGCGCGAAGCCGAAGACGTGATGGACTCGGTGAGCGCGCGGTTCGGATCAGGCAGCGTGACACCCGCGGCGCTCATCGGCAAGCACCGTGGGCGCGAGAGCGCACCCCGTGGCGAGAGCCCCAAGCGGGACCCGCGCCAGCTGCCGATCGATTGA
- a CDS encoding GlsB/YeaQ/YmgE family stress response membrane protein, which produces MSWLSFIILGLIAGAIAKLILPGRQGGGWIATLIIGVIGALLGGWLGGLLFGIGYEEFWSIQSWLIAIIGALLALVIWGFVTRRSARA; this is translated from the coding sequence ATGAGCTGGTTGTCATTCATCATTCTTGGCCTGATTGCGGGAGCTATTGCAAAGCTGATTCTGCCCGGGCGCCAGGGCGGTGGCTGGATCGCAACTCTCATCATCGGAGTCATCGGTGCGCTGCTCGGCGGATGGCTGGGAGGCTTGCTGTTCGGTATCGGATACGAGGAGTTCTGGTCGATCCAGTCCTGGCTCATCGCGATCATCGGAGCTCTTCTCGCGCTGGTCATCTGGGGTTTCGTTACCCGTCGCAGCGCACGGGCGTAA
- a CDS encoding SGNH/GDSL hydrolase family protein yields the protein MDQQHPWTRYVAIGDSFTEGIGDPEPESPGGYRGWADRVAEVLAAGTDDFAYANLAIRGKLLQQITDEQIEPALQLRPDLITISGGGNDILRPGSDPDEIAARFDSAIGRLRADGATVVMFNGPDIGMTPVLGRARGKVAIYNENLRTVAHRHDAIVADMWPMTELKDPRMWAPDRLHFSAVGHHTIARMVLDALNVDNDLEPYSPEPLPAVTWRQARAEDVGWAREHFVPWVLRRIRHQSSGDNVTAKRPNWLSEEKN from the coding sequence ATGGACCAGCAACACCCCTGGACGCGGTACGTAGCGATCGGTGACTCTTTTACAGAGGGGATCGGCGACCCCGAGCCGGAGAGTCCCGGAGGTTACCGCGGCTGGGCGGATCGCGTCGCTGAAGTACTCGCTGCCGGCACGGACGACTTCGCCTACGCCAACCTCGCCATCCGCGGAAAGCTCCTGCAGCAGATCACGGACGAGCAAATCGAGCCCGCTCTCCAGCTGCGCCCCGACCTCATCACGATCTCCGGCGGCGGCAACGACATCCTGCGCCCCGGCTCCGACCCCGACGAGATCGCCGCCCGCTTCGACTCGGCGATCGGTCGCCTCCGCGCCGATGGTGCGACGGTCGTCATGTTCAATGGCCCCGATATCGGAATGACGCCGGTGTTGGGCCGAGCCCGCGGAAAGGTCGCGATCTACAACGAGAACCTGCGCACCGTCGCCCACCGCCACGATGCGATCGTCGCTGACATGTGGCCTATGACGGAACTCAAGGATCCGCGCATGTGGGCGCCCGACCGGCTGCACTTCTCAGCGGTGGGCCATCACACGATCGCGCGTATGGTGCTCGACGCGCTCAACGTGGACAACGACCTCGAGCCGTACTCTCCCGAGCCCCTGCCCGCCGTGACCTGGCGCCAGGCTCGCGCCGAGGATGTCGGCTGGGCGCGCGAGCACTTTGTGCCGTGGGTGTTGAGGCGCATCCGCCACCAGTCGTCAGGTGACAACGTGACGGCGAAGCGCCCGAACTGGCTGTCGGAAGAAAAGAACTAG
- a CDS encoding fatty acid desaturase family protein, which translates to MTSSSSATPTSDSAAVASPRIVRTGQRGLTNPVSEFAALMATIREAGLLRRRRGFYIVTFAVITLVMAAAWVGVVMLAGTWYTLILAAAMGILFTQYAFLAHEASHRQVFESGKANDLAGRVLADLFVGISYSWWMNKHSKHHANPNTQGKDPDIEPDFIVFQKEHAAEVTGRFGKFFTRRQGWLFFPALLLEGLNLHAQAFKTVFSPGKVDKRALEIVLLLVRNIGYLVAVFSIMPLGIAFAFLGVQLGVFGLYMGASFAPNHKGMPILPKDSRVDFLRRQVLTSRNIRHTWYMNTFMGGLNFQVEHHLFPSMPRPSLKRAQEIVKEYCAARDIQYTEVRLTESYRIVVAYLNRVGLSAGGDPFDCPAAMRYGR; encoded by the coding sequence GTGACGAGCTCTTCTTCCGCCACACCCACTTCCGACTCTGCAGCTGTTGCCTCACCGCGCATCGTGCGAACCGGCCAGCGCGGCCTCACGAACCCGGTCTCCGAGTTCGCCGCCCTCATGGCCACCATCCGCGAGGCAGGCCTCCTGCGCCGTCGCCGCGGCTTCTACATCGTGACCTTCGCCGTCATCACGCTCGTGATGGCCGCCGCCTGGGTCGGGGTCGTTATGCTCGCCGGTACCTGGTACACCCTGATCCTCGCCGCGGCGATGGGCATCCTCTTCACGCAGTACGCCTTCCTGGCCCACGAAGCCTCGCACCGCCAGGTCTTCGAGTCGGGCAAGGCCAACGACCTCGCCGGTCGCGTACTCGCCGACCTCTTTGTCGGCATCAGCTACTCGTGGTGGATGAACAAGCACTCCAAGCACCACGCGAACCCCAACACCCAGGGCAAGGACCCCGACATCGAGCCCGACTTCATCGTGTTCCAGAAGGAGCACGCGGCAGAGGTCACCGGGCGTTTCGGCAAGTTCTTCACCCGTCGCCAGGGCTGGCTGTTCTTCCCCGCGCTCCTGCTCGAGGGACTCAACCTGCACGCCCAGGCGTTCAAGACGGTCTTCTCGCCCGGCAAGGTCGACAAGCGCGCGCTCGAGATCGTGCTGCTGCTCGTGCGCAACATCGGCTACCTCGTCGCCGTGTTCTCGATCATGCCCCTCGGCATCGCCTTCGCGTTCCTCGGAGTGCAGCTCGGCGTCTTCGGCCTCTACATGGGCGCCTCCTTCGCCCCCAACCACAAGGGGATGCCGATCCTCCCGAAGGACTCGCGCGTCGACTTTTTGCGCCGCCAGGTGCTGACGAGCCGCAACATCCGCCACACCTGGTACATGAACACCTTTATGGGTGGACTGAACTTCCAGGTCGAGCACCACCTCTTCCCGAGCATGCCGCGCCCGAGCCTCAAGCGCGCGCAGGAGATCGTCAAGGAGTACTGCGCGGCACGGGACATCCAGTACACCGAGGTGCGTCTCACTGAGTCGTACCGCATCGTCGTGGCGTACCTGAACCGCGTTGGGCTCAGTGCCGGCGGGGATCCGTTCGATTGCCCTGCCGCCATGCGTTACGGCCGCTAA
- a CDS encoding D-alanyl-D-alanine carboxypeptidase family protein — MPLSRRQILRRRRITVFGGLAALLVGTIYLPLTLLAPVSPVAAEVAPYTSPTQAASELPFPDYGATGVGAIGFPGTLATSGNSKPVSIASITKVITVLVVLEKKPLKLGDAGPNITTTSADVALWNKQVAQNGSVAPVRSGISLTEREVIDLILVKSANNYAETLVNWAFGSEAAYLVVAREWLSTHRLTSTTLADSTGFAPGNRSTTTDLVELGKLALSHPLLSSIVGTKTESISHIGPIKNTNELLGVDGVRGIKTGTTDDAGACLLFAADYTIGGQTVTVVGVMLGGKTHPRLNESIRALLGGVVKSFHEVPLVGKGDSFASYSTAWGDTTDLVATEDSSVLVWADTPITLLVQTEKLGVAAAGSDAGELIFAVGNTRITVPLETKKALEDPGAWWRLTHPAELF, encoded by the coding sequence ATGCCCCTCTCGCGTCGCCAGATCCTACGACGGCGCCGAATCACCGTATTCGGCGGGCTCGCCGCACTTCTGGTCGGCACCATCTACCTGCCGCTCACGCTGCTTGCACCCGTCTCGCCGGTCGCCGCCGAGGTCGCCCCGTACACCTCACCCACCCAGGCCGCGAGCGAACTGCCGTTCCCCGATTACGGTGCAACCGGAGTCGGCGCCATCGGCTTTCCGGGAACCCTCGCGACCAGCGGCAACTCCAAGCCGGTCTCGATCGCGTCGATCACCAAGGTGATCACCGTGCTCGTGGTGCTCGAGAAGAAGCCTCTGAAACTCGGCGACGCAGGCCCCAACATCACCACCACGTCCGCGGACGTCGCGCTCTGGAACAAGCAGGTAGCGCAGAACGGCAGCGTCGCGCCCGTGCGCTCCGGCATCTCGCTCACCGAGCGCGAGGTCATCGACCTGATCCTCGTGAAGTCGGCCAACAACTACGCGGAGACCCTCGTCAACTGGGCTTTCGGCTCCGAGGCCGCGTACCTCGTCGTCGCCCGCGAATGGCTCAGTACGCACCGGCTCACCAGCACAACACTCGCCGACTCAACCGGCTTCGCGCCCGGTAATCGCAGCACCACCACGGACCTGGTCGAACTCGGCAAACTCGCGTTGTCGCATCCTCTCCTCTCATCCATCGTGGGCACGAAGACCGAGTCGATCTCGCACATCGGTCCGATCAAGAACACCAACGAACTGCTCGGTGTCGACGGGGTGCGCGGCATCAAGACCGGAACGACGGATGACGCTGGCGCGTGCCTGCTGTTCGCCGCCGACTACACGATCGGCGGGCAGACCGTCACCGTGGTCGGGGTCATGCTCGGCGGCAAGACGCATCCGCGCCTCAACGAGAGCATCCGTGCGCTGTTGGGCGGGGTGGTGAAGTCCTTCCACGAGGTGCCCCTCGTGGGCAAGGGCGACAGTTTTGCCAGCTACTCGACGGCGTGGGGGGACACGACCGACCTCGTCGCCACCGAGGACAGCTCCGTTCTGGTCTGGGCCGACACTCCGATCACGCTGCTCGTACAGACCGAGAAACTCGGCGTGGCGGCGGCGGGCTCGGATGCCGGCGAACTCATCTTCGCGGTCGGAAACACGCGGATAACGGTGCCCCTCGAGACGAAGAAGGCCCTCGAGGATCCGGGCGCGTGGTGGCGGCTCACGCATCCCGCAGAATTGTTCTGA
- a CDS encoding APC family permease — MSEPNRTSPASAAPTGKGLATGTLGLVGSTVIGLASTAPVYSLAATLGFVVLAVGAQAPIAFIIAFIPMFLIAFAYRELNRAIPDCGTTFTWATKAFGPWVGWMGGWGVAVAGMVVLANLAQIGGKYFWLLVNPEIAKNDVIVTATGVVFIALMTYISYRGTEIGEKLQNVLLGIQYLALLIFVVAAIVAVATGTAPEGATMPDASWFNPFAFESFSGFIEAILLALFIYWGWDTCLALNEETKDPERTPGRAAILSTVILLVTYVGVTVAAMAYAGLGSGALGLGNEDNAEDVFFALKDVLFGPWAWLLVVAVMVSAISSTQTTILPTARGTLAMAAYKALPARFGKVHPKYRTPAFSTFVMGVVSTVFYVGMTIISEDFLSDTILSLGLAIAFYYAITGFACVWYFRRELFDNAHNVVFTFLFPLVGALMLTAAFVFSAIDMFDPDYGYTVLFGVGGVFVVGIGSLAIGIVLMVIWFFFAGSKPFFRGESLNRDTEVLVPESDHPVLRSVDGGRA, encoded by the coding sequence ATGTCTGAGCCAAATCGCACCAGCCCCGCATCCGCAGCCCCCACCGGCAAGGGGCTGGCCACGGGCACCCTGGGCCTGGTCGGCTCCACGGTCATCGGTCTCGCCTCGACGGCTCCCGTCTACTCGCTGGCCGCTACCCTCGGCTTCGTGGTGCTCGCAGTAGGAGCGCAGGCGCCCATCGCGTTCATCATCGCCTTCATCCCGATGTTCCTCATCGCTTTCGCCTATCGCGAGCTCAACCGGGCCATTCCGGACTGCGGCACTACCTTCACCTGGGCGACGAAGGCCTTCGGGCCCTGGGTGGGCTGGATGGGCGGCTGGGGTGTCGCCGTCGCCGGCATGGTCGTGCTCGCGAACCTCGCCCAGATCGGCGGCAAGTACTTCTGGCTGCTCGTGAACCCCGAGATCGCGAAGAACGACGTCATCGTCACCGCGACCGGTGTGGTCTTCATCGCGCTGATGACGTACATCAGCTACCGCGGCACCGAGATCGGCGAGAAGCTGCAGAACGTGCTGCTCGGCATCCAGTACCTCGCGCTCCTGATCTTCGTGGTCGCCGCGATCGTCGCGGTCGCGACCGGCACTGCGCCGGAAGGTGCGACCATGCCGGACGCGAGTTGGTTCAACCCGTTCGCGTTCGAGTCATTCTCTGGGTTCATCGAGGCGATCCTGCTCGCCCTCTTCATCTACTGGGGCTGGGACACCTGTCTCGCGCTCAACGAGGAGACCAAGGACCCGGAGCGCACCCCCGGCCGGGCCGCGATCCTCTCCACGGTCATCCTGCTCGTGACCTACGTCGGGGTGACCGTCGCCGCGATGGCCTACGCGGGACTCGGCTCGGGCGCGCTGGGCCTCGGCAACGAGGACAACGCCGAAGACGTCTTCTTCGCTCTCAAGGACGTGCTGTTCGGCCCGTGGGCATGGCTGCTGGTCGTCGCGGTCATGGTCTCGGCAATCTCCTCCACCCAGACGACGATCCTGCCCACCGCGCGCGGCACGCTCGCCATGGCGGCCTACAAGGCGCTGCCCGCACGATTCGGCAAGGTGCACCCGAAGTACCGCACTCCGGCCTTCTCCACGTTCGTGATGGGCGTCGTCTCCACGGTCTTCTATGTCGGGATGACGATCATCAGCGAGGACTTCCTCTCCGACACGATCCTCTCGCTCGGCCTCGCCATCGCCTTCTACTACGCGATCACCGGGTTCGCGTGCGTCTGGTACTTTCGGCGCGAGCTCTTCGACAACGCCCACAACGTCGTCTTCACATTCCTCTTCCCGCTCGTCGGAGCGCTGATGCTCACGGCCGCGTTCGTGTTCTCGGCGATCGACATGTTCGACCCGGACTACGGCTACACGGTGCTGTTCGGCGTCGGGGGAGTGTTCGTCGTCGGCATCGGATCCCTCGCCATCGGCATTGTGCTCATGGTCATCTGGTTCTTCTTCGCGGGTTCGAAGCCCTTCTTCCGAGGAGAGAGCCTCAATCGCGATACCGAGGTGCTTGTGCCCGAGAGTGATCATCCCGTGCTGCGTTCCGTCGACGGCGGTCGCGCCTAG
- a CDS encoding aminoglycoside phosphotransferase family protein — protein MAAVSFEMGSGASRTDWDATSLELLATTLERWQLTPGQTLTGGVSALVLEVTQANGSPAVLKLGFPHVEAIGEALGLEAFGPELAPRVLRQDAWTWALLLESVMPGTSLLDPELAMDDALAAAAALHTRLTARRAPGGIPTLASAMSHYSRGAVSRLPAQLPALESLGVAELVRAGIAQLGSLAADDVPPVLLHGDFNPNNVLRSGDGWRVIDPKPLVGDPAYDLWPLVAQLPGETLRYRVGRMAELTGLSAERIVAWGLVRTALDVSWALEDGLDAEAQAASLREWSALTQS, from the coding sequence ATGGCTGCGGTGAGTTTCGAGATGGGGAGCGGGGCATCCCGAACAGACTGGGACGCGACGAGTCTCGAACTGCTGGCCACCACGCTCGAGCGGTGGCAGCTCACCCCGGGCCAGACGCTCACCGGCGGGGTCTCGGCGTTGGTGCTCGAGGTCACGCAGGCCAACGGCTCCCCCGCCGTGCTCAAGCTCGGCTTCCCGCACGTCGAGGCGATCGGCGAGGCGCTGGGCCTCGAGGCCTTCGGCCCGGAGCTGGCGCCCCGGGTGCTGCGTCAGGACGCCTGGACCTGGGCGTTGCTGCTCGAATCGGTCATGCCGGGAACATCGCTGCTCGATCCCGAGCTGGCTATGGATGACGCGCTCGCCGCAGCGGCCGCCCTGCACACGCGTCTCACAGCGCGCCGCGCGCCTGGCGGCATCCCGACGCTCGCGAGCGCGATGTCCCACTACTCGCGTGGAGCGGTGAGCAGGCTCCCCGCACAGCTGCCTGCGCTCGAGTCCCTCGGAGTCGCCGAGCTCGTGCGCGCGGGCATCGCGCAGCTCGGCAGCCTCGCCGCGGACGACGTGCCGCCCGTGCTGCTGCACGGCGACTTCAACCCGAACAACGTGCTGCGCTCGGGAGACGGCTGGCGGGTCATCGACCCGAAGCCGCTGGTCGGCGATCCCGCGTACGACCTGTGGCCGCTCGTCGCGCAGTTGCCGGGAGAGACGCTCCGCTACCGCGTCGGCCGCATGGCGGAACTGACCGGGCTGTCTGCCGAGCGCATCGTGGCCTGGGGACTCGTCCGTACGGCGCTCGACGTGTCCTGGGCGCTCGAGGACGGCCTCGACGCCGAGGCGCAGGCCGCGTCGCTGCGCGAGTGGTCAGCCCTGACGCAATCGTAG
- a CDS encoding TrmH family RNA methyltransferase — protein MRIQRIESLDESPSEGPGLEDYRSLTDVALRRVSEPAGGLYIAESTKVIARALAAGHVPRSALILEQWLPEVETLLRDFDVPVFVGSSALLEKLTGFEMHRGAIASMHRPPLAPVAELLANARRVVILEDIVDHTNVGAIFRSVAGLGADAVLITPRCADPLYRRSVRVSMGTVLQVPWTRLPEWPEASALFRDAGFHVAALALADDAVSLDVFEHTVREQDGPEKIAILMGSEGDGLSRAALDHADMVVTIPMLHGVDSLNVASASAVALYALRLRQG, from the coding sequence ATGAGAATCCAGCGCATCGAGAGCCTCGACGAGTCGCCCTCCGAAGGCCCCGGACTTGAGGACTACCGCTCCCTCACCGATGTCGCGCTGCGCCGGGTCAGCGAGCCGGCCGGCGGGCTGTACATCGCCGAGTCGACCAAGGTCATCGCGCGCGCCCTCGCCGCCGGTCACGTCCCCCGCTCGGCCTTGATTCTTGAGCAGTGGCTGCCCGAGGTCGAGACGCTTCTGCGCGACTTCGACGTGCCGGTGTTCGTGGGCAGTTCCGCACTGCTCGAAAAGCTCACCGGCTTCGAGATGCACCGTGGCGCGATCGCGTCGATGCACCGACCGCCACTCGCCCCCGTTGCAGAGCTGCTCGCGAACGCGCGGCGCGTGGTGATCCTCGAGGACATCGTCGACCACACCAACGTGGGCGCGATCTTCCGGTCGGTCGCGGGGCTCGGCGCCGACGCCGTGCTCATCACGCCGCGCTGCGCCGACCCGCTGTACCGCCGCTCGGTGCGCGTGAGCATGGGCACGGTGCTGCAGGTGCCGTGGACGCGGCTGCCGGAGTGGCCGGAGGCGTCAGCCCTGTTTCGGGATGCCGGATTCCACGTGGCGGCGCTCGCCCTCGCCGACGACGCGGTCTCGCTCGATGTGTTCGAGCACACTGTGCGTGAACAGGACGGCCCGGAGAAGATCGCCATCCTGATGGGCTCGGAGGGTGACGGCCTGAGCCGCGCCGCCCTCGACCACGCCGACATGGTCGTCACCATCCCGATGCTGCACGGGGTGGATTCGCTGAACGTCGCTTCGGCGAGCGCGGTGGCTTTGTATGCCCTACGATTGCGTCAGGGCTGA